AAATGTACAATACATACTTTCCGATATGAAATAGCCAAGTACTATTACTGCACAAagacttttcttcctttttaaaatgtaatgggaATGGAAATTTCTGTGACTCTCCCAATGTTTTTCTACATTGTATTCTAAGGTTTTAGTGGCACGACGTACAGCTAAAGGGTGTTCTTGCTTGCTGGGTTTTGGATGCAGTGTTATTCTCCTCCCCATGATTAGCTATTCCTAGTGTATCACTATTTTTATTGGAATATATTACTGCTTCAAAGACTAGTAATATTTGCTGTCTCAGCTCAAGACTTTCTTTAAAATTAGGAAACCCatgtataaaaatctaaaaacacaatTACTTTTTTCTTCAACCTTTTTAAATTTAGGTAAGTTATAATTCAATATTTGTACTGTTAAGGGGAGGTGTAAAGAAGTATTACTAGTAATAGTTTGTATAGTGCTTCGTGCAGACTATTGGGCAAAGGGTTTGACCTTTagacaaaatatacattaaaaaactcCCAGAGTGCACCAAATGAAGCCAGTTGTAATAAATTACAGTGATGCaaacttaaaaagtaaaacagCTTTGTATTAAGGAAATagactaaatatttattaaatattgccaGGCCTAATCAGTAGCTACTTATCTTGTTGAACGTTATATATACTTTGCCATCAATTACCTTTACTGTTTCAACCTTACACCTAATACCAAAATGTaatgttatgtttattaaattaaaCTATTACTAAAATTAGAATCCATTTAAAGGGTTCATAAACATAAAAGTATTTATGGGCCTGGAAACAGTTGGGAATtcaaatgtatttcttgttttttgacCATCACAAATAGTTGCTCTGTGGTCAGTCCATGTAAGTTATGTTGCATCCTTTCAAAATATGCTACGGTATATGGGGTTATGCAAAACTGTATTTCAGCAGCTAAAGCACTGTATACTGTACAGTCATTaaccaattacaaaaaaaataaataaaaatacatataatatgtattactggaaactacaataatatattaaaacagacTGTAGGGGAACTGGATTAGTTGACATGAtgcagaaaagaaagaagagaggaagaaagaaagctCTTTTTTTAGGCACCTGGTTATGTGATTATTAGTTGACATGatacaaaaatcaaaaagagTTTCTTTGACAGCACcaatgtcaaatttaaaaacatggaatattttgaaaatttgttGGAGTGGTTTAGTTGTTTTATAACTCTCTTTCGAAATGTCTTTCTACTAATGCAATAAGAGCCAGATATTGTGTAACTGCTTTTAGCAGAAACCGTTTGTTGTCATACTGCAAAATGACTGACATTCATTGCATTGTTACACATCTTAcctgataaaatattaaatcatttttagattGTTACATGTGCTGTGCAGTAAAAGTACAGTAAAgctattatacaaataaaaacagtgaCGACAACAATAAGTAAAACTTGTCTTTACAAACGGCAATGACATAAACAACGATGAGCAGACAACTCTGTCTAAATATGAAATCCACCAAATCATCAACCACTAACATAATGATCAAGAATATTTAGCAGCAGCTACAGTAAAAGTTATCAACGCAGAACCCTCAATGCTGATGGCTATGGCCCTATAGTTACTTGATTTTTGTCTGCTACCAGTGAAGTAGCTATTGCACTTGAATCTTGTAACATCAGGAATTTATGATGGAGGTGTAGCTGATAACATAGCCAGCTCTATTCCCTGCAATGATCTTGTCCTTCGGGTGATCAAATACCACAAAACCTGTTCTATGGCCCATTTTGTTAGACCATTCTGGTGATTCTCTTGGCAGCTTGTTTCATTTACCATAGTAGGTTTGAGAATCAAACTTCATTGTCTCTTTCTGGAAAGAAGAGTTGCCGGCACCGCCGTACAGTATCTTGAGGGGATGTCACCGTATGTCCCACCGTACGAGGGTCTGCATAGATTTCATAATCGTTACCTCCCTAAAAGGAGATTAAATCAGTAATAAAATACCTTGTTTTGCAATAGATACCTTAACAAAACTATAGTTTAAACTCCCTAAAAACTGCCAATTGACATTGTTTTGTTCAAAATTTAGCTATCTTCAGCAaatgaatccaaaaaaaaataaataaataaaaaaacatataggcaGTTTACAGAGTTCAGAGTCCTCAGATTACACAGAACAGTGCTTTAAAGTAAAGCCTTTAGCAAGGATTCCAGTCCATAAAGGTATTGCATTTGTTTTGATTTACAACAGCATTTTAGCTTCAGCTTCAAACACAGGGTTGTTTGCAGCCTACCTGCTGCACTTTCCACCTCCTCTGCCACACAGAACATCTGTGCTACTTGTAGCACCCCTGCAGTCTGCAGTAGCAAAACCTAGGGGTGTACCTGGGATGGAATGGGTAGGCCCACTCGGTACCTTAGTTCCCATTCCAGAGCCCTGAAACTAAGCACAGCAACCCCTTTCAGAGCTGCTTTTACcattgcaccgctggttactgccagcttgcggtccttgggcacaccaaggtgggcaaagcacggtaccaaatcacaatgcagaaggatagtcaaggaaagccggggtcgaggcaggcagtaAGCAGGAggggtcaggtcacacgccaggggtcaacagccaggaatccaggagacaccagtgacacagggcacacaggagacactggaagccacacaaggtgatgcagggatatccacagacagacaggaacactgggatagcacagggaagttggctgggaaccaacagactggacaataaggggttaacacaggagctggacacaggaaacactggattaagcaccaggtgaacaggcactagatcacagaactagggcgCTCGAGCCACTAATGAAGACTTGTGGcatgaacacaaagtgcagtctgtgagccagctaaatagccagggctgatcaagaggctatcttttgattggacagcggattggacggaattgataaagcttacaaacagaggcatgcccagcttcagaactgcaagcatgcgcaggagagggatgtcTGCTCtatagtgaggaagaggtaagtgtgatacCAGCATACATTGTGGTTAGAAGAGCCCATGCAaaaggtgtttttgttttggcTAGATGTATTCAAATCAGGTATGaacataatacatatttacataaatgtatatattttcatcaaGCTATATCCCGGGGGAAAATATCTTCCATCTAGGACTGGATCAAAAtctgtacacataatagataaGCAGTTCCTAAATAAAAGATACCCTTCACGCTATAACAgggataaaagtatattttttcataataatttattaccAAAGACCCTGTCACTATACCATGCATGGATTAGCATTTCCATTGGAATTAAGCATTCCTTACTGGTGAGATGTCAGCAGCCCTCACCCAAGATACAAATTCTAATAATCCCCTTTTAACGCATGCCTTGAATGCTATGTAAAGCTTATGTAAATAGCAGAAAAGCATGTCCAGTATAGAACATAattagagggggctgtgctagtaaTTTTCCTAAAGTTGTAAATTTGCCAGTTTAAAGACACATTGTAGGTGAAACAAAATtcatcatgaaaaagaaaaaatgctgcatgtaaacatttaaagcaccagatttttctttccttttacctttaatttttgtttagtgACAGGGTATTACTTtcatacagaacagaaaaatgcatcaaaacaaagtACAATGattctttatatatgtttattccTCATGTAACTTGCAAAGCTAAAACTCACCGGGGAAGTCTCATTTCCAAAGAAGTGAATAGTGCTAAACTGTTCTTCATCAAGAACCTCTAAACAGCAGCGTTTATCCCATCCTTCTGGGAAAATATCAAAGCTGATCATACCACCTGCAAACAAATGAAATTTATTGCAAAGGAgtttaatatagtaattatataatattatcgCCCCTCCCTTTTTGCCATGTTTATCCTTTGGCGTAATGTCACCCACTTGTGGGTGGGCAGTATAAGgttatgctttaaaatatgtaCAGTTGGTTGCCTATAAATTACGCTTGAGTCTTATTGACTAAGCGTTATGTTTTTTAAAGAGTTAAAGTTTGGTGTATGTTTACAAGTTCTGGTTCAATAAAaggttcaatttattttaaacacaataaaggGGAGGTGGTCTCAGTTTTACCACAGtatttgttgttgcttttttattaaaatataatttatgattgtttttattaatttgggTTTTTGGTCAGGGGGTTTATGGGCAATGCAATCTCATGCACGTTACTTTGTGACTTTGTGGCTGGTCTCTGCTGCTATGAAAGTGGGGAAAACTAACTGATCAGTGGCCATACatgatataaaaacatgaatatattttattttattgtaaatataggTTTCTCTTGACAACTTGGTGGCATATTAGGAGCCGGGAATAAGTTTTTGCATATGGCATTTAGAGTTGTAGTCAATGTCTTTATGTGGACTAAGCCATGGGTACTGCACAGAATTATGATGCGGATATTAATCAGATTAATCAGAAATGTAAGCTGTGTGTGACCatgttttatctttgtaaaatGAAAGCTAACATCAACTCACCTCTTGTAAATCTTAGTCCTTTGCCTGCAAACTCTTTCTGTAGAGCTGCAACAAATTTCTCTctgattttttctttctgtaggcagaaacattaaaaaaaaaaaaaaaaaagataaacataaaacGTATAATGTGTTCTTTTCTTATAGAGATTTCCTTTTTATGTAGTACTTTGATAGGGCACATGATTAGTATTGTACTCAAAGTATATCTGTACTGTAGAATATCAGTAGATAATTTTGGATGGATGGAGAAATTTACTCCAGGTCTCCTGGTTACTTATCGGGTCTCcgaaaagatttcattttttgatGAGAAGGGGTTGGCTAAGGAGGTATatctaaaagtacattttaaccccttttaaattttacattggtATGTATTTGAGCTCTCATTCTAGAAAGAATTATGATTTAgcataataaaaatttgtaaataattgGGTGATATACACAGTACATTcagaaaaacaaactaataataCATTACTACAACAAGCATACAGTCATTATTTATAAGGAAGAAATTCTGACTTTTATGTGTAAACCTTTTATGTGTATGTACTTCAAATGACATTGTAAGTttttccaccagtgaatgtttgagggaaatcatattcactgttttataaaaatgccCCATAATATGTACAGCTGAAAAAaggtgtttttactttttatttaaacataacctgaaaaataaataaagttgcttctttaaacatatttttttgtaatatttgtaagcatatacataaaaacaaaaagcaaaactaaaaagtcctagaacaaaaacaaaagcatataaaacaaaatatttttaaaaaaaatatgtttgcatttgGGAAGTAATATacttacaaacaaacaaaacaaaacataaaatctttaaccctaaaaaataaaaccctaaaagtgtacctaaactcaatatttttccaataaatagaagggtacacaacccttctaaataaagtaaatatgctGCAGCACCGGCCCTTTCAGTTTTGATCACCGCAGTGataaagacttaatgggagcacagagctatCGGGAATACACACATCCTGGGAGACTCTGCTGAcctaatcttgggcatgcacagaaggggcattttaaAGTCCCTTAAGATAAATCTCTAGGCCTTTGCAAAGCTACAGGTTATGTTTTTTATACTATACCCTGGAATTAAACATACCtaataactgtttatttttagGAGATTTGACGATTGAAAATAGACATAAAAAGATAAACCGATGTATATTTCCAATCTCCCAACCACATCATATTTGGACTCTTGAATAGGTCCACATACTGGGTAATTTGGCATAATCTGCCCCACTAACCGACTTTGAATATAAAGCTTCCAACATTCCTGCACTTCCTTTAAGCCCATGAgcttcaaaagaaaataaaatgaattcttaACCTCATAAAACTATTATTGTTTGCTAAGTAATTATTTGGGTCCCTTTCGTTAAGAGAGAAAACGTTTCTTTGGGCATGCTAGTCTGGTATCCTTTAATGTTAGGGGTTTGGCAtactatttatacaaataaaatagaaaattagaaaacaacaacaaaactgaTATATCAGAGGAGACTTCTTCTTGTAGCCAATGTCAAGTCATTTTCGGATAGTTGTAGGTGTTACCATTATTGTATTACAAATTCAACATTAGTTTAACTATTTCGTCACTGTTGTTGAATGCATACTTTATCTAGCTCAGAAAATTCAATTCTCTCTTCTTGATTGCAGCTACGGCCAATAGGTGAGATGTTCAACATTCCATTGCGAAATTCAATAAATGTCCCTCTGTGGATAAACATGGCAACATTTATAGATATTAAGttctcattacaaaaaaaaaaaaaaaaatctaaaaaactaaCAGTTAGGGGAATGCACAAGTTAAGGCTCAGACACAGGCTGGAGGAATTTGAAGGAAAACAggccaacataaaaaaattgaatatctTTCAGTAAGCCAATACATTGCAATTGATTTAATTATTAATTCTATAATGCCTATACCAGTTTCAAAAATACAATCAATTTCTGGAACTCGGGTACAATAAAAGTAGCCACCAATATAGAACTAATTTCCTTGAACTGGGTACCATATGTAAAATTAGGTAACATACCCACCAAGTATACAGAGTCCATGACATCAAAATCCAACACTCCTATATGCCAAAGATGAAGTATTAAATAAACAGCTCAACTCGTTAATTCAAGTGTTTTGAATTAAAGGATTGAAGGGAATACAATTGCAGATGTCATCTCATGCTTTCTCCTCTCCATGAATTATTGTTGGGTCGGTTTATGAGCCTGGAACTATACTGTACCTTGTGCCATTATAAATCTGAAACTGTAGTGTTTCCTGAGGAGAATACACGAAACACATGTGTATGTGTACAAGTGGGTATGTTTTTCAATCTAAACAGCATTTGAGGACTATCACTATGTGAATCTATACATTCAGATGGTTAACCTTTGTAGCTGTACACAGACCTTTTAGAGGTTAGAAATGTGATTACtgttgttgcaatttttttatggatatttaTATGGACTAAAAAAGTATAAAGGAATCTTTTGACATTGATTTGTACTATTTCTGGTACATTTAACATCCTGTTCACAAAAGTTGAAGTATATGTTTGTTAGATATTTAGGATGTGCTACCAGTTAATGTCTTCATAACTAATTGTTCAGAAGTTATTGGTCAAAAAAGTACTCAATCCGAAAAATAACCAATATGTCATTCTAACCCATATTCTAGGTTTAGATTTTTCTAGTATTACTACCAGATTTACCTGCACATAGTATGCTATAGGGTAGATCATTAGCAAGAGAACTTCTGTTTAGATTGTATACTAAATTGACAGCAAGTTATCACTTACCGTTTCTTGGGAAGTTTGAGCATTGCAATGTAACTGAGGCAGAAATTAATCAGATCTTGAAGTAGTTCTTCCCCCAGGTGATTTTGTATGGCCTTGAAAAAGCACATTGTGatcaaaattttcaaaatatctatatttatctatatctatacacatacacacacacatactacaACAAAGCAGAAAATACTGCATTATTCTTGGCTAGtttataaaataatcttttttcaTCCCTAAACAACTTTGCACTGATACTTCATGAATGTAAAGGACAAAAACATGATTTCCTGACTGCTCCATGTCCACATACAAGGGGTTCCCACAAATGCAACTTTATCTGGAACTTCTTTAGGACTTGGGTTCAACACACTGAAAGGTCAGGGTTCAGTTTCCCCTCATTCGCCACTTACAGTTTGTCACCTAAcactttaattcatttaattCCTTTAGGCAATTGCAGAGAATTATCCCACAGGAAGCTAGATCACTGGATGAGGACCTACCTTGTGCTTGATTTTGCTTGTATCAGACAAATTGAGACCAGGGTCAAGATCTCACTGGGCCTGCTGTGGCTGAAGGCAGCCCTTTTGTGTCTATCATTGCAGCCAGAAGAGTTTCAGAGATTGTATGGTGCCTTCTACCATCTGGTTTTCCAGACAGCAAAGTTATGTTGCCCATGCTTGGCCTCAGCCCAAAGGTTACATCAACCTTTCATCTACGGTAATTGGGAGACTGTGCTCCCACATTCTTGCTGAAGATGGTCAGCAGACCAGCAAACTTACTTTAGCAGTAATCTATAGGGATACCTACTGTATATGTGATTCACAATATCTAATTTTTTCTCTTGGGGCTACCAAAGAATAAGAAGGCCCCAGTGCCTTCTAGATTGACTGAACCATCTGCATAGTTAATCAGGCAAATAGTTGGAAATCCTTTTAGGGATCACAGTTCATTCATAAAATGTCGTCCTCCCACGCAGCAGCTTTTAAAGTGTAATTGGACACCTACGATAAGTCAGCAACCAAGTCGGctcacacattgggtctgatttattaaagctttccaaggctagtcaggatacacttttatcagtgaagctgggtgatccagcaaactggtaTTTGTTTTGGTCTAgtctagcaaattacttttaagaaatctattccaggattacccaggttcatgaaagtgtgtcctcaccagccttggagagctt
This portion of the Pyxicephalus adspersus chromosome 8, UCB_Pads_2.0, whole genome shotgun sequence genome encodes:
- the PMM1 gene encoding phosphomannomutase 1, producing the protein MAETHFPKHRNTLCLFDVDGTLTPARKKVDPEVDIFLQQLRQRVKIGVVGGSDYSKIAEQLGEGDQVVHKFDYVFAENGTVQYKDGQLLSKQAIQNHLGEELLQDLINFCLSYIAMLKLPKKRGTFIEFRNGMLNISPIGRSCNQEERIEFSELDKKEKIREKFVAALQKEFAGKGLRFTRGGMISFDIFPEGWDKRCCLEVLDEEQFSTIHFFGNETSPGGNDYEIYADPRTVGHTVTSPQDTVRRCRQLFFPERDNEV